The window GAAGGATGCGGGCCCAGACTCCCCTCTACCAGACTGTCTACAGAGCAAATGTGCTTCACTGTTTCTTGTATAATCCAAATCCGTATTTGTTCCTATAGGTCCCGGGTAGTGCTCTTTTACAACACTAGACCAACTAGAGATTTTCTTCGGGGGGGGAGAGGTATATCCGAGGCTACAGAGGAACTGCTACACTATCTCTTCACTTATGTTAAGTTCGTTAatcattaaatgttttaattttcatgtggtaaacatcttccttttcattccttctgTCTAGATATACTGGACACTACTTCATAACCACTTTACTGTACTCTTTCTTCCTGGGATGTTTTGGAGTGGATCGTTTCTGTCTGGGACACACTGGCACAGCAGTAGGGAAGCTGTTGACACTTGGGGGACTTGGGATTTGGTGGTTTGTTGACCTTATTTTGCTTATTACTGGAGGGCTGATGCCAAGTGATGGCAGCAATTGGTGCACTGTTTACTAAAAAGAGCAACTGTCATGGCCCAGAGAGGCACGTCTTCTGAATTCATCTCTCCAGGCTCAAAACTCTTCCTTGATGCCAGACCTGACCATTACTTTCCCTCTTTGGAGGGAATGGGTTTGGTTAGGAAGGTTTCTCTGGACTCCGGGTTTTCAACCCAAATTTTACCTTGCAGACTAGAAATGACAAACCAACAGTGTTTGGGAATCAAGTGTGTACCTTTCCTCATGTACAAAATATAAAGGATAGTGACTAACTTATAAGCTGCAGAGGGGTTTGCGTGCTctttatttctgtacattgctgTATCTTTAATACTTTGGAGCAAGTGGACCCAACAAGATGAGCAAGTGAACCTTGTGCCTTTTGTGACCCTAAATCTTCATGCAGAAGAGATCTGAAGCTGAAACGTGAAAATCTTCAGCAGAAGTAAAATGGCCATGGATTTTAATACATACTGAAATTCTGACTTTCTGAATTTAAATTGCAGAATAAATTATGCCAACCTGGAATGCTGTTTGGTACTTTCAGTAGGTAGAATGAGACtcaaaattctgtttgttttgccAAAAGCTAGGCATTTAAAATGAACCACTCTGTTAATAATCCTACTGTTAACATCACTATTTTGCCCCAGAGGCAGTATATACAGTacaataatttcttcatttcaattatattttgaaagCCCAACAATATCAGTCATGTCTGGGTTAAGCTATCCTCTTGGCTATCCTATCCAAAAATTAGTTATTCACTAGTTTAGAGAGCCTACGTTTTAGGCTGGTAAAAAACATATCATACACCTAACTGTAAAACTATTCTTCACAATTATGTAAGATAAggtgaaagaaaaacagatgctTAAAGGACAGAATTACTAAGTACTGGGTAGAGTTAGGGTGTGATTTATGGGGACAAAGAGAAACTGAACACCTTCTGTCAAAATAAGTGTGGTTCCAGAAGCTCTCACTGTGGGCTATAGTAGTCAGTAGGGAAAGAGACAACCAGGCTTTTGCATTCCCAAATCACtgggaataaaaggaaatgttctgAATTATAAGTGGTTTTAAAAGCTTAGTTCCCATCCTTTGCAATTTAAGTTGAAAAGAACTGCTAACTATAAAGTAAAAGGAGGACTTTGTGGACAAACTAAGAGCCTGATATTCAGGATAAATTCTAGAAACAATCAAGGTAGAAGTACTCAAAGTTTAGTCCCATAATAGTTGACTTAAAGACCAAgaatcacagtttaaaaaaactcTGGATATGTTCCATCATTATGAATCAGCTTTTCTAAAAGTTTCAGCTTTATTATCCCTGATAAATATGCTCACTGTACTTCTATTCTTAAATGGTCGCAactgtgaaaaattaaaacagattatTCTGTCTTGAAAGTTCTGTGCCACATTGACCTTAACCTTGTTGTCTACAATAGTAATAATTGGTAGATTCTTATTCATAGTCTCTATACTATAagtatatagtattttttaaattgttgtagGTCACAAAGAAACTAGACCCCCTCCCCaggaaaaaaagcacataaacataaaattctGCATAGAATTTAAGGAgacactgtattaaaaaaaataactactaagagaaatctggaaaacaaactaaaattaaaatcttaccaAAAATAAGATACTACTCTAAGCCACAAGTCCTGCCTCAtctcacactttttaaaaaaaaatctcaggataTTCACAAACCCCACCAAAAgctactttctttaaaaacaacacttTGGCAACTTTCAGACTCAAAATCATTAATGTTGCCAGGAGGATGAGCTTGggtaaaaaggtaaaaatctgTAAGTTATTGAAGTATCAGTCTTATAAAAGAAGCCCTTCTCACAGTCAGAAAAGCTTTTGGAGACCACTGTCAGGGTGATCATGAGAATCTTTAATATATCTCTGTGACACTCTGCAGTTGCCAGTGTCAGTTTGACTTGCAAATGATGCCCGTCCTCTGCATCTATAAACCCTGGCCAAATATGATACAACCTGAAAAACTGGGAAAAGGAGTATTATTAACAATTGGATTTCCTTTGCACTCTGGATTCAGGTTGTTTCTTcatatttggtgtgtgtgtggatgtttGTGTTATATCCAGTTTGTAGCTATAGAGAAGTTTTAAAGTCCTAAAGCGGCCTTCTGTCAAGGTTAAATTAGAAACTGTGCCTTTcagttgtttctttgtttaaataaaatgttatcagtTCTCAGACTTCCTGGCACCATGTCCTTCACTTGCTTTAGTAAGGCTTCTTAGCAACCAACAGTAGAGCACCCCAACCAAAAGGTCCCTGAATGTATGTTGTGTTTTAAAGCATTCGTTTTTCTTTATAAGAAAGAGAACCTAAAACTTGCCATCTTTGGTACATCTTCAATACAAACCAGGTAATATAGCTTTGGTTTTGTTAGATAATTTCTCTTTAAGGCAAGATATTTAATTGATTATTTCAGGTGTGACTGTCAGGATCAGAGTTTGACTTCCCCGACGAACCATCATGGAAAGGGAATCACTGTCCTTAACAGCTTGAGTAACATCAGTTGTGGTGGTAACAGGTTGCCCATTTATGCTGACAATTACATCGTGGTCTCTCAACCCAGAGctggggggggagaaaagaaccATGAAACTAAGTTTTGCTTGTCCCCATCCAGAATTTAATGTCATCTCTTGGCATTATTTTGCTGTCATTAAACATACAACCAGGAAACCAGAAATAGCCTCATTCCTTCCAAATATGAGGACTATCCTAAGATAGTCCTGGGGACTATCACCTGGGGACAACAGTCTTACTTACCTTTATAAAGTCAATACTCTAACAATCATGTAAAAAGTTTACTCCTCCCGTATATTGGATTTGGTTTGGAATAGGGAATTTAGCTTTTGGTTTTTATCATTCTCTGACCTCTGTAAACCTCAAGCAAAGACGAAGCAATATATTTCCAAGCAATATATTTCCAAGCAATATACATTTTTCCCCAGACAGTTGTACTCTATCAGTTTGGTTTTGACAGCCCACTTGTCCCATCTTCACCCATGGTTGTAGAAGTAGAGACTATGCTGAGCTGCATGGTGGCTCTGCTTCCAGTTAGTCAAAAACCAGTCACCCCTCCAAGTCTAAATATTTAAGGCTCTGGTTGTAGGCTCCTTTTCCCCAAAGCTGTGATTACATTCTGTCTCCAACACGTTTGCTTCACGTAGAGTACATAGTCTAGAAACAAAAAGCACCTCCAAACATGAAACACTGCAATAATATATGGCCATGCTGATGATTTCTCTTAAAGTCAGTAATAGGCTGGAAGAGGCTCATCAAATGAAATGACTCCAGGAGACaccattttaaagaaatgggaggggcgcctgagtggctcagtcggttgggcgaccgacttcagctcaggccatgatctcatggttggtgagtttgagccccgcatcgggttctgtgctgacagctcagagcctgctttggattctgtgtctccctctctctctgcccctcccccactcatgctgtctctctctgtcccagaaataaacattaaaaaaaattttttaataaaaattaaaaaataaggggtgcctgggtggctctgtcggttgagcgtcccgacttcagctcaggtcatgatctcgcagtccgtgagttcgagccccctgtgctgactgctcagagcctggagcctgtttcagattctgtgtctccctctctctctgaccctcccccgttcatgctctgtctctatctgtctcaaaaataaataaacgttaaaaaaaattttaaaaaaaaaaatttaaaaaataaaaaagatatgggAAGTCAAAGGAAGGATGTGGGAGGATTACCAagaatgtggaattttttttaatagaaatttaaagcaAGAGGCTATGAAAAGAAGTTTGAGGGCAAAGCTGAAAGCATGGAAAACCTTTAGAACAAGGACACCTCAGGAGGATGACTGGGGCAGTGTACAAAGAAGAAACTTAATTCATTATAGTTctgtgaatagaaaaaaaaagataaagaaacctGCCAGTTAGTAGTGTAAACTACACACCAAAATGAGGGAGTGAGGCTTAGCCAGGATAAATGATCTTTCCCGTGTCCCACAGCTTGGAAGAAACTAAAGGATTTGATCCTGGGTCTTTCAGACTTGAAAACGCACCTGGCTActcactctgcctctcagaaacaagacaaggagcTACAAAACGGGTTAATCCAGGGGTTAAGCCAGATTCCACATCCCTGCTCTCTGGATAATTATGTACCTCTCAAGTAATTACCTCTCTGTACCACAGCTGCCGTTTCTATAAATTAATGCCTATATCATAAGACTATTGGGGGCTCAAAAAAGTATGTAGAACACTTAAAATGATGCCTGACATAGTGGTTAATAAGTGCCAGCTGTTATTACTATAATAATTGTGATTATTATTAGATATAAGTGGGTGAAGCCAGAAATAATAGCTTTCTGGTTTATCGGTGACTTCAAGCAAGGCCCATATTTTAATGTTCATCCAAATCACCTGCAGctcttgtttaaaatgcagattctggggcacctgagtggcttcatttggctaagcatctgactcttgattttggctcaggtcatgatctcacggttggtgagatcaagccagGAGCTGGGCTgcatgctaacagcatggagcctgcttgggattctctctctctctctctctctctctctctctctctctctctctcagaataaacatttttaaaaataaaaataaaatgcagattctgattcagtggtaGAGCCTGTcgttctgcatttctaaaaagctccaggtgatgccaatgctgctggtctacagaccacattttgagtagcaaggaCTTGGAGAGCTGAAAGAAATAGCTTTGGCCTTGagccaaaagttaaaaataaaggggtggggggagggcaggaagcaaGAAAGTTTAGAAAAGCCTATGACAAGCCAAATTTAGTAACATGAGACCTAACACTTAGCTATTCTGAACAGTTAGTACCCTGTGGTTTCTTCCCCCTAGTAAAAGAGTTGCCATAGTCTAAAAAGGTGACTGAGCTCTTGAAAACCAAAAATAGTGAGAAAGGGATATTGAAGAAGTATAAGAGAGACTCAGGAAAATAACTGTAGGACAAACCACCTCTTCCCTCAGTAGTTAGTATAAATGTTTAAAGACAAGAGTAAAATCAGCTGAGCACTTCTTTGATAAGCTATTCTAGCCTTTGCTTtatttacattcattcattcattcagtgctgGCCTCTGATACGGTCTTCCAGAGGTCAAAGAAAAAAGTGTCTGAAAGtacctaaaatatattattaaaccaTTAGTCCTCTGAATTCTTCCTGTTCTTAATAACTAAGGTATCGAAAGAGTAGATTTGAGAATTCCTAGCAAAATTAATTTAAGCTCATGCTATTAACTCACCATGAATTCTTGGGCTACAAAGAACCATCCCCTTCCCAAAAGAAGTCCTTCCAAACACAAGTATTCAAAAGTCTAAATCCACACTGTCCAATAGAAACGTAAGGCAAgacacatacataattttaaattttctggtaggcgtattttttttaaacttttttaatttttagaaatatctttaaaagtagATGAAACTAATGTTAATAATAtacctcttggggcgcctgggtggctcagtcggttaagcgtccgactttggctcaggtcatgatctcacggtctgtgggttcgagccccacgtcaggctgtgtgctgacagctcagagcctggagcctgtttcagattctgtgtctccctctctctgaccctcccccattcatgctctgtctcaaaaataaataaatgttaaaaaaaaattttttttttttttaaataataataatatacctatttaggggcacctaggtggctcaatcagttaagcgtccacctcttgatttcagctcaggccatgatctcacttgTCATGAGATCGAactccacgtcaggctccacgctatcggcgcagaacctgcttgggattctctctctctcttcctctctttctgcccctcctttgcatGTGCTTctgtgtgcatgttctctctctcaaagtcaataaacatttaaaaaatatacctattTTAGCTCAATATatgtattatcattttaacatgtaattttttaaattattaagttaTTTTCCACTGTTTCAtataagtctttgaaatccactAGAAACAACACACACCTGTTATGCTACTATACAACATCTTACACAATGCAGTGATTAAGGTATGAAAGGCAGTCCTTCCAAAACAAAAGGTAtgtttaatggaaaaatattttacatccattgcctctttttttatttaaataaaattaaagaacattcagttcctcagtcacaccagCCACATCTGGGTATTCAACAGTCATGTGTGGGGAGGGCCACTGTACTGAACAGTGCACGTCTCAATCCAACACACATTTTACCACGGCACGTGAGCTGCGCTCTTACCTTTCAGCAGCTGTTCCTTGAATCACCTCATACACAAAAACTCCAGAACTCACATCAGGGAAATCTGGATCTTGCCTTTTCATCTCTTGAAGAAGGCTAAGAAAAGTGAGAAGAGTTTTCCCGGAAGGTTAAGAAACACAATGACTTAATAATCTTCAGAGCCCTGGCCAAAATCTCCAACTCAGTAGGTACTCTTATCTGTTCTACGCAAGGCTCCAAGTGGCCAGGGAGAATTCCATCAAGCTGGTCACAGTTATTCTTCCCCGGGGGTGGTCTGGTTCTCTGCCGAAGCCTGGGACCATGGGACATTTATAAGGTAGAGCCACAAAGAAAGAAGCTACTGAAACGTTCAGCAAATATTGGTGCCAGCAGAGGCACCTGCTCTGTGACAACGAGGCCCTGCAGTCACAAGAGTAGCTAGTTGTGGTCCAAATGCTTTAGATCGCCTGTTAAGACTGTCCAGCTGTGACTTTTGCTTCTGAAAAACAACCCAGACACATTCAAACCCACGCTTACTTCATAGTGAGAGGCAGCATCCGCAGACCGAGATACTTCTTCTGTGAAAGAGCTTTTCctggaaaggaaaattataaggTGTTACTAACAACAAGAATTCCTTCCTGTGGGCAGAGCATAAAAGACACCAAGTCATGGATTATCCTTACTATTATTATAACTGCcttttcaggggcatctgggtggctcagccggttaagtatccaactcttggtttcggctcaggtcatgatctcatggttcagggatTCAagtcctgggtcaggctctgcattgacagtgcagggcctggggtgctctctctctctccctctatctctgcccctcccctgctcatgctgtctctgtctctcccaaaataagtaaataaacttaataataacTGTCTTTTCGGGCTGTCAGCAATGAAAATGCTTCAGAGAATCTTTGTCACTAGCATGAACACTCCTCCCATCCACTCCCATCTCTAGCCCATGGGTTTCCTTTCCACCACAATTCACATATTTCTGGGGACAATACATGCCTGGCTTTGTGCCTTGTCTCCCAATATTGCCACTCAAGCCAACGTGATAAAAGCTGGGTATTAGTGACTCAGTATTCTACAGAATTCCTAATGGCAGTCTCTACGATAGATTGAGTGCTcctgaaaaacacaagaaaggaagaaaaagtcctAACTCCCCTCACCTTTCAACTGGCGCTCATGGAATTCTGCCAAAAACTGTCGAATTCGATCTGAGGGAATTGCGAAGGAGATTCCTGCGGTCACCTTGAGTGTATTTATGCCAATCACATCACCATCCTGGCAAGGGAGGAGTCATCATTAGGTCTCCAAGTCATGCAAACTGATAGGTGCAAAACTAAAACCAGCAGAGGAGAGAGTGAAGCCAGTCACTGAGGGTCAGAACACAGAGGGGCTAGAGGAAAGCAGACTTCAACAGAGAGCAGCGGATGTTACCTTATGGGACACACAGCGTTGTAGGAAaaccaggggaggggggggtacCTACCCATGTGCAAATCCCTActgaggacattttttaaaatcttgagctcatttttttccttcaccaaactgattttaaaagtgaACCACAGTTTGTATTTTGACAGGGATAAGAGGACAGGGAGTATTTGCCTTTTCTgcttaaatgaaactaaaaaaaacatggaaaaggcaaaaaggcAACACTTCAGTGAAACTATTCAGGATTAGCTAATTGACCTTAGAGAACAAAGCTCTACAAGGCCGAAGCTGAGAAGCGGGAAACACTTTCCTCTTGATGCACTTCACCATCCTTTAGCCTTGTTGAGTAATGGCAAGGGTAGAAAAGAGACTTCTAATCATACTAAAATACGtattataggggctcctgggtggctcagttggttaagcatccaacttcggctcaggtcatgatctcacagcttgtgggttcaagccccacgtcgggttctgtgctaacagatcagagcctgaagcctgctttggattctgtgtcttcttctctctgcccctcccctgcttgctgtgctcacgctctctctctctctcaaaaataaataaacattttaaaaaatacatattataattcagtaggtctggaatgTGGCCTGAAAATGTGCATGTCACCCTCCTCTAGTAGACTCATTgtctacaggagaaagcaggtgcAAAAAATTACATGCATTGCTAAGCAAAAAGGGGCTCAGTAATTTCACATACAATTCATCCTCCAAAAAGTAAATGTAATGTGTGAAGAACCAAAAACAATCAGCTCTAAGGGACTCAGAAAGCATGATCACAGACTGTCTCAAACAGCACTACACTCTCATGCTTTCCCCACATAATTGAGCAACAAGAAACTCCCATTTCCACTAGAGATGCTGAATGAAACTAAAGAAACATGACAGAGCAATGGATTCTTACTGTGGCTTTTCTGTCATCTCTATCAAGACTAAATTTAACCCTGAACAGACCACGTCATGTAGTTAGCATCTTGGGATCAGGAACAGTTCTTCATACGCAGCAGCAGAGAGGTTTCAAGGATAAACCCTACATAGTACTGTTGGTCATTTAACATCTATTTTAGTTTAGTGCCCAGGACTTGTGTTAACTACGCGATGAAGACAGAAAGCATGCTCAAGAGATGTCAGTAAGCATAAGTAAACCCTAGCACTCTCAGTTTGATGAAATCACATGCCAGGAGGATAAATCCACTGTAGATTTAAATTTCTGCTAACTGGTTACTTAAACGATGCAATAACAGAAAAGCATCTTACCACAAATCTCTACACAAGGGTGACATCCTAGTCTGCATCATGGAATTTGTAAAGTCTTTGAAAGTGAGGAAGAGACGTGAAGCAGCAAGGAAAGTGGTCACTTACCAAGTTCACCAGAGGTCCCCCAGAATTCCCATGCTGAAGACAGAAATTTGGAAAAGTCAGTACTTTTCTCCTTGTCATTTATACATGGTTCCTAAAGAGGTTTACCAAAAGCAGCCTATGCTGGTGAGTGCCTGTTCCTCCTAGATAGGCAAAGCCGTGCCCCCGTCATCACCAACGCTGAAGTCAGTGCCAATGAAGGACAACAGCAAAAGGACCACCACCTTCTACAGCAGGGGGTGACCCCTATGACAGACCTAAGAGGCTACCATGGATGCCAATTATCACATCAAACAGGCTGAACTCTAACAACATGGCATGCCATCCCTCTCGTGAGGATCTAACTGTACTCTGGACATCCCCAACAGGCCAATGGGAAAAGAGGGCATTCTTACATGTCCTTCTCACTGTCCTGTCAGTACCTAACGGGTTGAGGATGGCCCTCCCAAGTGACTTACGTTAATTATGGCATCAGTCTGGATATAGTCCATGTTCGAATCCTTCAGCCCCAGCTCTTTGCCCCCTCTCTGTGTAGTGCTGACAATTCCTGCAGTCACTGTGTTCTGCAGAGAAAACGGGCTGCCCAAGGCCACCACGAACTCTCCAGCCCACAGGTCAGATGACCTTCCCAGCAGCAATACAGGAAGGTCAGTCTGCACAAGAGCAGAAGggatgggaaggacagagaggtgaaaaacaaatcaagaacAGAATCAACCAGTATTTGTGTTCAACACATATATGACACCGTCTCTATCATTTGGGCAGTTAAAATCCAAGAATCACCTACCCACCCACATACATTCTACAAGTGCCTGATGCTTCTTCCTCAAATTCCAGCAACCACCAAACTCTCTCACTTGCTAAGATGATCAGTATCATCtctaaaatctaaaactattgcTTTGTAGAAATTACTATAACTAAACCACCAGTGAAGTAGCTGATGAACATAAACTGACATTAGCAACTTAGCTCGATTCCAGCTCAAAGGTTCCTAGTCAAGGTTAAGCCACAAACAGAAAGGAGATCAcccagagcagtgcttctcaaattttaacgTGCACACAAATCACTtggggatcttattaaaatgcagattctgattctgtagcCCGGGGTGGgatctgagattctgcatttctaaaacaTTCTCAGATAATGTCAATGCTGCTGCAGTGCAGATTACACTTTGTGTAGCAAGCACCTCAAAGTATTCCTCGGCAGCTTTGAATCCATTGCAATCATTCCTAGTATTCTAAGGCAAGCAGAAACAAAGCTTCCCAGAAGCAGCATCTGTTGAAAAAAGAGGTAAAGGAGGCTGGATAGTTAATAGAAATTGTTAGGGATATACAGACgggcagagaggaaaataaacaaaagaggagtgaaaaacaggaaaaaaaagaaaccagaaaagagCATATACCAGGTAGAAAAGAtgtgtgggagtggggtgggaaagAAAGTATCAGCAAATTGATGAAAATCCCCAGCTGTACAGACTGCTTTGGCCCTTGCATACTCACGTTTGGCTCAATCTTAATCAGCGCAAGATCCAATTTATGGTCAATGTCCTTGACAGTGGCTTCATACTGGACCCCACTCTGGAGCTCCACCTGGATCCGCTGC is drawn from Panthera leo isolate Ple1 chromosome B1, P.leo_Ple1_pat1.1, whole genome shotgun sequence and contains these coding sequences:
- the HTRA4 gene encoding serine protease HTRA4, coding for MTRSLLRPTALGQLLLWLLLPPLPVPRVEARKSRPSLPCPAACEPTRCPPLPTCSAGATPVLDRCRCCRVCAAAEGEACGGTLGRRCAPGLQCRAPLSAQRFRGARMGTCGCPAAGAAVCGSDGRTYPNLCALRAENRAARLRGALPAVPVLKGDCADQGTRSVGRLRSKYNFIAAVVEKVAPSVVHLQLFRRSPLSSKDIPASSGSGFIVSEDGLIVTNAHVLTNQQRIQVELQSGVQYEATVKDIDHKLDLALIKIEPNTDLPVLLLGRSSDLWAGEFVVALGSPFSLQNTVTAGIVSTTQRGGKELGLKDSNMDYIQTDAIINHGNSGGPLVNLDGDVIGINTLKVTAGISFAIPSDRIRQFLAEFHERQLKGKALSQKKYLGLRMLPLTMNLLQEMKRQDPDFPDVSSGVFVYEVIQGTAAESSGLRDHDVIVSINGQPVTTTTDVTQAVKDSDSLSMMVRRGSQTLILTVTPEIIN